A portion of the Krasilnikovia cinnamomea genome contains these proteins:
- a CDS encoding DUF932 domain-containing protein: MAHELERLANGETAFASARQSAWHQLGQITDECMTAEQVMTKAWLGGWEVRKIPLQGIEVNAKGVTKVDCPDKWMTVRTNPQTGATEYLGVVGDDYATVQNEQVAEMLNLLVDESGAHFDTAGSMRKGKSVFVTMKLPDAMEIAGVDRMDLYLAATTSHDGTASLRLDATPVRIVCANTQRMAYARSQGSYTFRHTSNVHAQISEAREALGLVWKHFTAFETDAEKMLNEALTMGEFEKIIAEVWPLADDASDVAKNNAKQRTSTLRYLIRDADTQKAIKGTRWAGYQAITEYVDHFAPAKTDTVRATRALTGAGAEVKARAFDLLAV, from the coding sequence ATGGCACACGAACTCGAGCGTCTCGCGAACGGCGAGACTGCCTTCGCCTCTGCCCGCCAGTCGGCGTGGCACCAGCTCGGCCAGATCACCGACGAGTGCATGACCGCCGAGCAGGTCATGACCAAGGCATGGCTCGGCGGCTGGGAGGTCCGCAAGATCCCGCTGCAGGGCATCGAGGTCAACGCCAAGGGCGTCACGAAGGTCGACTGCCCCGACAAGTGGATGACCGTGCGGACCAACCCCCAGACCGGGGCGACCGAGTACCTCGGCGTGGTCGGCGACGACTACGCCACCGTGCAGAACGAGCAGGTCGCCGAGATGCTGAACCTGCTCGTCGACGAGTCCGGCGCGCACTTCGACACGGCCGGCTCGATGCGCAAAGGCAAGAGCGTCTTCGTCACGATGAAGCTCCCCGACGCGATGGAGATCGCCGGGGTGGACCGGATGGACCTCTACCTGGCCGCCACCACCTCGCACGACGGGACCGCCTCGCTGCGGCTGGACGCGACCCCGGTCCGGATCGTGTGCGCGAACACCCAGCGCATGGCCTACGCCCGGTCGCAGGGCTCGTACACGTTCCGGCACACCTCGAACGTTCACGCGCAGATCAGCGAGGCCCGCGAGGCGCTGGGTCTGGTGTGGAAGCACTTCACCGCGTTCGAGACCGACGCGGAGAAGATGCTCAACGAGGCGCTGACCATGGGCGAGTTCGAGAAGATCATCGCTGAGGTGTGGCCGCTGGCCGACGACGCCTCCGACGTGGCGAAGAACAACGCCAAACAGCGGACCTCCACGTTGCGGTACCTGATCCGGGACGCGGACACTCAGAAGGCGATCAAGGGCACTCGGTGGGCCGGATACCAGGCCATCACCGAGTACGTCGACCACTTCGCCCCCGCCAAGACCGACACCGTCCGCGCTACCCGGGCGCTCACCGGGGCCGGGGCCGAGGTGAAGGCCCGCGCGTTCGACCTGCTCGCCGTGTGA
- a CDS encoding MarR family transcriptional regulator, with product MSAAATATPTAKAIARTLIAHPDGITTRDLAAAARVGASTAAKVLVAMENDGTATRTPGPTNGTRKAADIWRPTAAITADEETDMPADTITTHDALTTDDAPTEDVAVTSDAAGADEPGDASDAAGTDEPDDASNAAGSTLAAAVPAVPVSAVPVSGAPSGSADHFKIVMVAGVLGDHPDGVTAADVAEESGLRGPVVARVLTAMEVAGAAVRQPGGSDAAPELWVRGDADLSTVDLANAAPYRECVCTCGHRHRVRTGATVTTRRTGRTTGEVNTDGTSKLGKNGLRNQVEAFMRDLGPGHEVTPGTVGRELGGRSSGACLNALGRLSAAGAVVLTSEAPVKYALADTAPAPSDEVAALMTRPAISDTTTDAPDTQTDNAADASTDDEARAA from the coding sequence ATGTCTGCCGCCGCTACCGCCACCCCCACCGCCAAGGCCATCGCGCGCACCCTGATCGCCCACCCTGACGGCATCACCACCCGCGACCTCGCCGCCGCCGCCCGCGTGGGCGCCTCCACCGCCGCAAAGGTGCTGGTCGCCATGGAAAACGACGGCACCGCCACCCGCACGCCTGGCCCCACCAACGGCACCCGCAAGGCCGCCGACATCTGGCGCCCCACCGCCGCCATCACCGCTGACGAGGAGACCGACATGCCCGCCGACACCATCACCACCCACGATGCCCTCACGACGGACGACGCCCCCACCGAGGACGTCGCCGTCACATCCGACGCCGCCGGTGCTGACGAGCCCGGCGACGCCAGCGACGCGGCAGGTACCGATGAGCCTGACGACGCCAGCAACGCGGCGGGGTCGACGCTGGCGGCGGCGGTGCCCGCTGTGCCGGTGTCCGCTGTGCCGGTATCGGGTGCGCCGTCGGGCAGCGCGGACCACTTCAAGATCGTGATGGTGGCGGGCGTCCTGGGTGACCACCCCGACGGTGTGACCGCCGCCGACGTGGCCGAGGAATCCGGGCTTCGCGGTCCGGTGGTGGCGCGGGTGCTGACCGCTATGGAGGTTGCCGGGGCGGCGGTGCGCCAGCCGGGCGGCAGCGACGCCGCCCCGGAACTGTGGGTTCGCGGTGACGCCGATCTGAGTACGGTGGACCTTGCCAACGCGGCCCCATACCGGGAGTGCGTGTGCACATGCGGGCACCGTCACCGCGTGCGGACCGGCGCGACCGTGACCACCCGCCGCACCGGTCGCACCACGGGTGAGGTCAACACCGACGGGACGTCGAAGCTCGGCAAGAACGGCCTGCGCAACCAGGTGGAAGCGTTCATGCGCGACCTCGGTCCCGGTCACGAGGTCACCCCGGGCACCGTGGGCCGGGAGTTGGGTGGCCGCAGCTCAGGCGCGTGCCTGAACGCGTTGGGTCGCCTGTCCGCCGCCGGGGCGGTGGTGCTGACCAGCGAGGCGCCCGTCAAGTACGCCCTGGCCGACACCGCACCGGCCCCGTCCGACGAGGTCGCCGCGCTGATGACCCGCCCCGCGATCAGCGACACCACCACCGACGCGCCCGACACCCAGACCGACAACGCGGCGGACGCCTCGACCGACGACGAGGCGCGGGCAGCGTGA
- a CDS encoding C40 family peptidase: MNPDHAATSFYRHLLAVPRWQTLPLTDAAQAVQRSAYPDAYATHEATAAAIVAAAYTGGITCDGGIVGGPGGDLPALPPGFTLPADTPAPVVVAIRWALGQLGTPYTFGGDCTAPRSGVPAHQCDCSSLMQQAYRAAGIRLPRTTHEQVHAGTPVGSLADVRPGDLILIPGSDGTRADPRHVGMALGSGLLIQAPKTGDVVKISRLSGWASDVATIRRVVPQ; the protein is encoded by the coding sequence ATGAACCCCGACCACGCGGCCACGTCGTTCTACCGGCACCTGCTCGCAGTGCCCCGGTGGCAGACACTGCCGCTGACCGACGCCGCGCAGGCCGTGCAACGCAGCGCGTACCCGGACGCGTACGCCACACACGAGGCGACCGCCGCCGCCATCGTCGCCGCCGCGTACACGGGCGGGATCACCTGTGACGGTGGCATCGTCGGTGGGCCGGGCGGGGACCTGCCGGCGCTGCCGCCAGGGTTCACCCTGCCGGCCGACACCCCGGCCCCGGTGGTAGTCGCTATCCGGTGGGCGTTGGGACAGTTGGGCACGCCGTACACGTTCGGCGGCGATTGCACCGCCCCACGTTCCGGCGTCCCGGCGCACCAGTGCGACTGTTCATCGCTGATGCAACAGGCGTACCGGGCGGCCGGCATCCGGCTACCGCGCACCACCCACGAACAGGTCCACGCGGGGACGCCGGTGGGCAGCCTGGCCGACGTGCGCCCCGGTGACCTGATCCTGATCCCGGGCAGCGACGGCACCCGCGCCGACCCCAGACACGTGGGCATGGCGCTCGGGTCCGGGCTGCTGATCCAAGCCCCGAAAACGGGCGACGTCGTGAAGATCAGCCGCCTATCCGGATGGGCGTCCGACGTGGCCACCATTCGGCGTGTCGTCCCGCAATAA
- a CDS encoding replication-relaxation family protein: MAGELTRLTPRDRLLLDLLDAHKTFTTEQIHTLAFTSLARTRIRLGQLYTREILDRFRHYTRPGSQSWRWCLGPVGAAILAAGRGDTLPRPATVRDATARVAMSPTLPHLVTVNGFFVALTGHARTHGGTRLRRWWNEARCREQVGAVVRPDGHGVWVAGTRAVPFWLEADLGTETLSRVAGKLTGYAALPPSWAYPVLFWFPTGARELNFHAYLTRTGVPDAVTVATAAADHAADTGPVGPVWRVAGHPGRVSLADLAPHGDGAPWDG; encoded by the coding sequence GTGGCCGGCGAACTCACCAGACTCACCCCCCGAGACCGGCTCCTGCTCGACCTGCTCGATGCGCACAAGACCTTCACCACCGAGCAGATCCACACCCTCGCCTTCACCTCCCTGGCCCGGACCCGCATCCGCCTGGGCCAGCTCTACACCCGCGAGATCCTCGACCGGTTCCGCCACTACACGCGGCCCGGCTCGCAGTCCTGGCGGTGGTGCCTCGGCCCGGTCGGCGCGGCGATCCTGGCGGCCGGACGCGGTGACACGCTGCCCCGCCCGGCCACCGTGCGCGACGCCACCGCCCGAGTCGCCATGTCTCCGACATTGCCGCACCTGGTGACCGTCAACGGGTTCTTCGTGGCGCTGACCGGGCACGCCCGCACCCACGGCGGTACCCGGTTGCGGCGGTGGTGGAACGAGGCCCGATGCCGCGAACAGGTTGGCGCGGTGGTCCGCCCGGACGGTCACGGCGTGTGGGTGGCCGGGACGCGGGCGGTGCCGTTCTGGTTGGAGGCCGACCTCGGCACCGAAACCCTGTCGCGGGTGGCAGGCAAGCTGACCGGCTACGCGGCGTTGCCGCCGTCGTGGGCGTATCCGGTGCTGTTCTGGTTCCCCACCGGCGCCCGGGAGCTGAACTTCCACGCCTACCTCACCCGCACCGGGGTGCCCGACGCGGTGACCGTGGCGACCGCCGCCGCCGACCACGCGGCCGACACCGGCCCGGTGGGGCCGGTGTGGCGGGTCGCCGGACACCCCGGGCGGGTCAGCCTCGCTGACCTCGCCCCGCACGGAGACGGCGCGCCGTGGGACGGCTAG
- a CDS encoding type IV secretory system conjugative DNA transfer family protein — protein MTPNHDQTASAGPRPEGRRLNLVPLDERYGLGGKVIGVANAGPRTRIGISLTDCRYHVHALGPTGTGKTTLLMNMILDDIEAGRGVAAFDPAKGDLIRDLLDRMPGSAGDRLVLIDPDEGKAPPAINLLDPAVHGGTPHDVAANLTAVMSKVWARWWGHRSADICYHGLLTLAHLPGATLAQLPRLLSDPKWRAERVKAVVRGLNAWEGNTLGDFWEGFDALPAGQRAGLVAPLLSRLRLVLAHPMAQSLFGMPATTFSFAEILDGGVLLARLPKGVIGEDGTRLIGSLLLAGLWQATTARARIPENQRPDCMVVLDECHNFLHLPIGIDDALAEARGLHTSFVLAHQYLGQLSGEMAEAIDANARNKVYFALAPRDAIDQARHLRPYLDDGDLIRLGGYEIVLRPVANGRVVPPATADTEPPPPPIKGRAEVLRRAAREHTGLSRKTRRELLGAANTAPADPEQEQPAPVMVPAPSEPNNFALHPERSLVTPQMTAHEAAHEAAHDDGNAGEHAPYDTSYAHVTSPVEDWWNGTDR, from the coding sequence GTGACCCCCAACCACGACCAGACCGCCTCGGCGGGCCCTCGCCCGGAGGGTCGCCGCCTCAACCTCGTTCCGCTCGATGAGCGCTACGGCCTGGGCGGGAAGGTGATCGGTGTCGCGAACGCCGGCCCCCGCACGAGGATCGGGATCTCGCTGACCGACTGCCGCTACCACGTGCACGCGCTCGGCCCTACCGGCACCGGCAAGACCACCCTGCTGATGAACATGATCCTCGACGACATCGAGGCGGGCAGGGGCGTGGCCGCGTTCGACCCGGCCAAGGGCGATCTGATCCGGGATCTGCTCGACCGGATGCCCGGGTCCGCCGGGGATCGGTTGGTGTTGATCGACCCGGACGAGGGCAAGGCCCCACCGGCGATCAACCTGCTCGACCCGGCCGTGCACGGCGGTACCCCGCACGACGTGGCCGCGAATCTCACCGCCGTCATGTCGAAGGTGTGGGCGCGCTGGTGGGGCCACCGCTCCGCCGACATCTGCTACCACGGCCTGCTCACCCTCGCCCACCTGCCCGGCGCGACCCTGGCCCAGTTGCCGCGGCTGCTGTCCGATCCGAAGTGGCGGGCCGAGCGCGTGAAAGCCGTCGTGCGGGGCTTGAACGCGTGGGAGGGCAACACCCTCGGCGACTTCTGGGAAGGCTTCGACGCCCTTCCCGCTGGGCAGCGCGCGGGACTGGTCGCGCCGCTGTTGTCCCGGCTCCGGCTGGTGCTCGCGCATCCCATGGCGCAGTCGCTGTTCGGGATGCCGGCCACGACGTTCTCCTTCGCCGAGATCCTCGACGGCGGCGTGCTACTGGCCCGGCTGCCCAAGGGTGTCATCGGTGAGGACGGCACCCGGCTCATCGGCTCCCTGCTGCTGGCGGGGTTGTGGCAGGCCACCACCGCCCGCGCCCGCATCCCGGAGAACCAACGCCCGGACTGCATGGTCGTGCTAGACGAGTGCCACAACTTCCTGCACCTGCCCATCGGCATCGATGACGCCCTCGCAGAGGCCCGCGGCCTGCACACCTCGTTCGTCCTTGCACACCAGTACCTGGGCCAGCTGTCCGGAGAGATGGCCGAGGCGATCGACGCCAACGCCCGCAACAAGGTGTACTTCGCCCTCGCGCCGCGCGACGCCATCGACCAGGCCCGCCACCTGCGCCCGTACCTGGACGACGGGGATCTGATCCGCCTCGGCGGCTACGAAATCGTCCTGCGACCCGTGGCGAACGGCCGAGTGGTGCCACCGGCCACCGCCGACACCGAGCCCCCACCGCCGCCGATCAAGGGCCGCGCCGAGGTCCTGCGCCGGGCGGCGCGGGAGCACACCGGCCTGTCCCGCAAGACCCGCCGGGAGCTGCTCGGCGCGGCCAACACGGCGCCGGCCGACCCGGAGCAGGAGCAGCCCGCCCCGGTGATGGTGCCTGCGCCGTCGGAGCCGAACAACTTCGCGCTGCACCCCGAGCGGTCACTGGTGACCCCTCAGATGACGGCTCACGAGGCGGCTCACGAGGCGGCTCACGACGACGGAAACGCCGGTGAACACGCCCCCTATGACACGTCATACGCGCACGTCACGAGCCCTGTGGAGGACTGGTGGAACGGAACCGACCGATAA
- a CDS encoding VirB4 family type IV secretion system protein: MSLFARNRNTAVPEPGTVVPGSPDAVEVGGRSVRVGDGYTAALAVIGYPAEVGPGWLEPLLAYPGRVDVSVHIDPVPPVVASQRLRKQRGRFEASRRQDASKGRLDDPELDAAAADAAELAARVARGEARLFRLGLYLTVHADTEDELADRVSEVRALASSLLLDVAPATWRQLQGWITGLPLAFDALGMKRVFDTDALAAAFPFTSPDLPTTAGDTGMGVLYGLNLHSPGVVVWDRWAQSNYNSVILARSGEGKSYLAKLDLLRNLYLGVEAFVIDPEDEYLRLAEAVGGTIIRPGTPGVRINPLDLSAGDGDDALVRRALFLQTFVAVLTGTGQIPPQEAAALDVAVLAAYRGKGITSDPRTWRRPAPLLADLAEALTEAGDAGRTLAARLHPYVAGSFKGLFDGPTTTPAEGHLVVYAIKDLPDELKPVGTLLILDAIWRTVSTANRRAVAESRPEVRRLVLVDEAWLMLRAGLGAQFLFRLSKSARKYGAGLSVITQDAADVLATEVGRAVVSNAATQVLLRQATQAIDAVTDAFGLTDGERAFLLSSSRGDALLASGSSRVAFHSLASDVEHELVVTGPAATRR; the protein is encoded by the coding sequence GTGAGTCTGTTCGCGCGCAACCGGAACACTGCCGTCCCCGAGCCGGGGACGGTCGTCCCCGGCAGCCCGGATGCCGTTGAGGTTGGGGGACGGTCGGTGCGGGTGGGGGACGGCTACACCGCCGCGCTCGCCGTCATCGGATATCCGGCCGAGGTCGGCCCCGGCTGGCTCGAGCCACTGCTCGCGTATCCGGGGCGGGTGGACGTGTCCGTGCACATCGACCCCGTGCCGCCGGTGGTGGCGTCGCAGCGGCTGCGTAAGCAGCGCGGCCGGTTCGAGGCGTCCCGCCGGCAGGACGCCTCGAAGGGGCGCCTTGATGACCCCGAGTTGGACGCCGCGGCGGCCGACGCCGCCGAGCTCGCCGCCCGCGTCGCCCGAGGCGAAGCCCGCCTGTTCCGCCTCGGCCTCTACCTGACCGTCCATGCGGACACCGAAGACGAGCTGGCCGACCGGGTGAGCGAGGTCCGCGCCCTCGCCTCGTCGCTGCTGCTCGATGTCGCCCCGGCCACCTGGCGGCAGTTGCAGGGCTGGATCACCGGCCTGCCGCTGGCGTTCGACGCCCTCGGGATGAAGCGGGTGTTCGACACCGACGCCCTCGCCGCCGCGTTCCCGTTCACGTCGCCGGACCTGCCCACCACGGCCGGGGACACCGGGATGGGCGTGCTGTACGGGCTGAACCTGCACTCGCCGGGGGTGGTGGTGTGGGACCGGTGGGCGCAGTCGAACTACAACTCCGTCATCCTCGCCCGCTCCGGTGAGGGCAAGTCCTACCTCGCCAAACTCGACCTGCTCCGCAACCTGTACCTCGGTGTCGAGGCGTTCGTCATCGACCCCGAAGACGAATACCTGCGCCTGGCCGAGGCGGTCGGCGGGACGATCATCCGGCCCGGCACCCCCGGGGTGCGGATCAACCCCCTCGATCTGTCGGCCGGGGACGGCGACGACGCCCTCGTGCGGCGGGCGCTGTTCCTGCAAACCTTCGTCGCCGTGCTGACCGGCACCGGCCAGATCCCGCCGCAGGAGGCCGCCGCCCTCGACGTCGCGGTGCTGGCCGCGTACCGGGGCAAGGGCATCACCAGCGACCCGCGCACCTGGCGGCGCCCGGCCCCGCTGCTGGCCGACCTCGCCGAAGCCCTCACCGAGGCGGGCGACGCCGGGCGCACCCTCGCGGCCCGGTTGCACCCGTACGTGGCTGGCAGCTTCAAGGGCCTGTTCGACGGTCCCACCACCACGCCCGCCGAAGGCCACCTCGTCGTCTACGCGATCAAAGACCTGCCGGATGAGCTGAAGCCGGTCGGGACGCTGCTGATCCTCGATGCGATCTGGCGCACCGTCAGCACCGCCAACCGCCGCGCTGTCGCCGAGTCGCGGCCGGAGGTCCGGCGGCTGGTGCTGGTGGACGAGGCGTGGCTGATGCTCCGCGCCGGGCTCGGCGCGCAGTTCCTGTTCCGGCTGTCTAAGTCCGCCCGTAAGTACGGCGCCGGGCTGTCCGTGATTACGCAGGACGCCGCCGACGTGCTCGCGACCGAGGTCGGCCGGGCGGTCGTCTCGAACGCGGCCACGCAGGTGCTGCTGCGGCAGGCAACGCAGGCCATCGACGCCGTCACCGACGCGTTCGGGCTCACCGACGGCGAGCGGGCGTTCCTGCTGTCCAGTTCACGCGGAGATGCGCTCTTGGCTAGTGGATCTTCGCGGGTGGCGTTTCACAGCCTGGCCTCCGACGTGGAGCACGAGCTTGTCGTCACCGGTCCGGCCGCCACCCGCCGATAG
- a CDS encoding PrgI family protein — MGRRDDDAPLRARVPADVERPDRIAFGMTGRQLVILTVTGLVLYAAWTALATVVPPVVFAACSVPILGAAFFLAVGRRDGIGLDRWLLAGWRHRRAPHRLVPSEWPIVAAPAWVATTRGPGDRLPLPAPLRLPAKGITPDGLVDLGSDGTTGLVAASTVAFGLRTPAEQNGLVAGFARWLHSLDGPAQILVRAQRVDLTQLADRIAAQAPSLPDPALEHAAMSHAAFLDDLGARRELLHRHVTVAVRSTRSPATTAHQAAETVRALSGCEVAARVLEPADAALTLAGALNPSAPSSPPPGRAVPDLDGSEEP; from the coding sequence ATGGGCCGCCGTGATGATGATGCGCCGCTGCGCGCCCGGGTGCCCGCTGATGTGGAGCGCCCGGATCGGATCGCGTTCGGTATGACCGGGCGGCAGTTGGTCATCCTGACCGTCACCGGCCTCGTCCTCTACGCGGCCTGGACGGCTTTGGCCACGGTGGTGCCGCCGGTGGTGTTCGCCGCGTGCAGTGTGCCGATCCTGGGCGCGGCGTTCTTCCTGGCGGTCGGTCGCCGCGACGGGATCGGCCTCGACCGGTGGCTGCTCGCCGGGTGGCGTCACCGCCGGGCGCCGCACCGGCTCGTGCCGTCCGAGTGGCCGATCGTCGCAGCCCCGGCGTGGGTGGCGACCACGCGGGGGCCGGGGGACCGGCTTCCGCTGCCCGCCCCGCTGCGCCTCCCGGCGAAGGGCATCACCCCTGATGGCCTGGTCGATCTGGGTTCGGACGGCACGACCGGCCTGGTGGCCGCGTCGACGGTGGCGTTTGGGCTGCGGACCCCGGCCGAGCAGAACGGCCTCGTCGCCGGGTTCGCCCGCTGGCTGCACTCGCTGGACGGCCCGGCGCAGATCCTCGTCCGGGCGCAACGCGTCGACCTGACGCAGCTCGCCGACCGGATCGCCGCACAGGCGCCGAGCCTGCCGGATCCGGCCCTGGAACACGCCGCGATGTCGCATGCGGCCTTCCTGGACGACCTCGGCGCCCGCCGGGAGCTGCTGCACCGGCACGTCACCGTCGCGGTGCGCAGCACCCGCAGCCCCGCCACCACCGCCCATCAGGCTGCCGAAACGGTTCGGGCGCTGTCCGGCTGCGAGGTCGCCGCGCGGGTGCTGGAACCGGCCGACGCCGCCCTCACGTTGGCCGGCGCCCTCAACCCCTCCGCCCCTTCGTCCCCGCCGCCGGGACGGGCCGTCCCCGACCTTGATGGAAGCGAGGAGCCGTGA
- a CDS encoding pilin yields the protein MNRPLRRPTPTPRRPVTDRPGRRLRRTVRRLAPAVAVTLSAAVAVALVSDAAYAADSIEAVVNNIRTWLVGILVAVATLFLTVGGLRYAAANGDPGEVEKAKLALKSAAIGYGLALLAPLFVTIVGGWVK from the coding sequence ATGAACCGCCCTTTGCGCCGCCCCACGCCGACTCCGCGCCGCCCGGTCACCGACCGGCCCGGTCGGCGCCTGCGCCGTACCGTGCGCCGCCTGGCCCCGGCCGTCGCGGTCACCCTCAGCGCCGCCGTCGCGGTCGCGCTCGTCTCGGACGCCGCGTACGCGGCCGACTCCATCGAGGCCGTGGTCAACAACATCCGCACCTGGCTGGTCGGCATCCTCGTCGCCGTCGCCACCCTGTTCCTGACCGTCGGCGGGCTGCGCTACGCCGCCGCGAACGGCGACCCGGGCGAGGTCGAGAAGGCCAAGCTCGCGCTCAAGTCCGCCGCCATCGGCTACGGCCTGGCGCTGCTCGCGCCGCTATTCGTCACCATCGTCGGCGGGTGGGTGAAGTGA